From the Ciona intestinalis chromosome 2, KH, whole genome shotgun sequence genome, one window contains:
- the LOC100179965 gene encoding transmembrane protein 70 homolog, mitochondrial-like, translated as MTSQHMFQVTNMSTVNKIMYVAVHTKAKFYPLNTWIKLCRTPKNTICRSNIHTRTQNESISGQEIRRNFTNFPKNTNKGAGAKDMGELLYVGQDRNRIKWTLGSFYILSAAVAGASPILLKLTSGSLLATSFLGFNILVFVILNPLGLYQFGKRYVNELYYKQETDTYTANVLSPFVLTETRLKFKPSECKMPANPSIFTSFFVGRHPLFVNSDAMNYADYMKMLRFASTIDYENPDRQKEFHSKAKENN; from the exons atgacgtcacaacacaTGTTTCAAGTTACGAATATGTCAACAGTGAACAAAATTATGTATGTTGCTGTTCACACCAAAGCGAAGTTTTATCCACTTAACACGTGGATAAAACTTTGTAGAACACCGAAGAATACGATTTGTAGGTCTAATATACACACAAGAACACAAAATGAGAGCATTTCGGGACAAGAAATACGGAGAAATTTTACCAACTTccctaaaaatacaaataaggGCGCAGGAGCGAAGGATATGGGAGAACTGTTATATGTAGGGCAGGACAGAAACAGGATTAAAT GGACGTTGGGATCTTTCTATATCTTAAGTGCAGCTGTTGCAGGAGCTTCACCAATTCTACTCAAACTTACCTCTGGCTCTTTACTAGCC ACAAGTTTCTTgggttttaacattttagtttttgtgaTTCTTAACCCGCTTGGATTGTATCAATTTGGAAAAAGATATGTAAATGAATTGTATTACAAGCAAGAAACTGATACATACACTGCAAATGTTCTTTCCCCATTTGTGTTAACAGAAACAAG GTTGAAGTTCAAGCCTTCTGAATGCAAAATGCCAGCCAACCCAAGCATTTTTACCTCTTTTTTTGTTGGACGACACCCACTGTTTGTTAACTCTGATGCTATGAATTACGCCGACTACATGAAAATGTTAAG GTTCGCTTCCACAATTGATTATGAGAATCCCGACCGACAAAAAGAGTTTCATTCAAAAGCAAAAGAAAACAACTGA
- the LOC100185532 gene encoding transient receptor potential cation channel subfamily V member 5 isoform X1, translated as MKAWNRFFYRNPKGSIDADRQWKLQNELVERNPIYKMVDFSGGGSLLEEYKEKAKDEPDDEKINRIKEYFETKIKPEYLLGGCEVITEKVYQDWHNRQSHRNKLYLEAKEKDTDIEITHYEADKLSIASLATVIKPFNEHMVAWKLDKRGAVGETPMHLLFLNNTENHTNIARVLLEQCPELAKDIYEGEYYYGESCLHLAIIQQNVVGVKILLNTNNVNVHERARGKFFLPVDIKRGDVKLRKHKYEGFAYYGEYPLSFAASVGNHEIYDLLIDHGSDPTLTDRFGNNVLHMTVIHNQPGMYYYVLKHSKRSPDPNAKNKENLTPLALASFLGKQHMFEKILEISAKQYWSYNTVTCSVYPLRSLDSIGENGETDWDSALMKTIRGTKDNHLDMISNNVVHRLLNEKWEKFGRNKFYRLLAAFLLHILFLTIAVYLRPNLASDLRHGSSSGDIARYVFESLVIFISLFVLYFAVKEVYLEHISGYLTNIATIPSRLIYTIGCLLILLCIPMRFTELYAVEDWLLVFAVPGIWSYLLFFLRNSSLTGPFITMIYKMLATDMARFGVIYIIILTTSSVAFFYQFTGQNVFAFLTESGTFMTLIQMSFGEFSYDDVLNGKYQAISIILFIIFMLLVHVLLLSMLIAMMTRTYEKIYKKAEKVWRKQWASMVIIMERSHRNDEKLKFQEQYMVNFSAERVTSQGEAGAARSSSNLKDRALMVVQNQVTSESQRKHAVQASWKKFGRKIIRDGSPEKHSSPSPMINVRGFDGMVNLMSNASKIQKDEENSIFDDISHTILSVSRF; from the coding sequence ATGAAAGCTTGGAACCGTTTCTTTTATCGTAATCCAAAGGGGTCAATAGATGCAGACAGGCAATGGAAATTACAAAACGAATTAGTTGAAAGAAACCCAATTTATAAGATGGTTGATTTTTCTGGGGGTGGAAGCTTGCTTGAagaatataaagaaaaagcAAAAGATGAACCTGatgatgaaaaaataaatcgtataaaagaatattttgaaaccaaGATTAAGCCGGAATATCTTTTGGGTGGATGCGAAGTTATAACAGAGAAGGTTTATCAGGATTGGCATAATAGACAAAGTCACAgaaataaactatatttgGAAGCTAAAGAAAAGGATActgacatagaaataacaCATTATGAAGCAGACAAACTTTCAATTGCAAGCTTAGCAACCGTTATTAAACCTTTCAATGAACATATGGTGGCATGGAAGCTAGATAAAAGGGGAGCAGTTGGTGAAACACCTATgcatcttttgtttttaaacaacacgGAGAACCATACCAACATTGCAAGAGTTTTGCTGGAACAATGTCCAGAACTGGCAAAAGATATTTATGAAGGGGAATACTACTACGGTGAGTCTTGTTTGCATTTGGCAATCATTCAACAAAATGTTGTAGGTGTAAAAATCCTACTAAACACAAATAATGTTAATGTCCATGAGCGTGCTAGGGGAAAATTTTTTCTCCCTGTTGACATTAAGCGAGGCGATGTAAAACTTCGAAAACATAAATATGAGGGATTTGCTTACTATGGTGAGTATCCTTTATCATTTGCAGCCAGTGTTGGAAATCATGAAATTTATGATTTGCTTATTGATCATGGTAGTGATCCTACCTTGACCGATCGATTTGGTAATAATGTCCTTCATATGACTGTCATACACAATCAACCAGGAatgtattattatgttttaaagcacTCAAAACGAAGTCCAGACCCGAatgctaaaaataaagaaaacttaaCTCCTCTTGCACTCGCTTCTTTCCTTGGAAAACAACATATGTTTGAAAAGATTCTCGAAATTTCTGCAAAGCAGTATTGGTCATACAATACTGTCACATGCTCTGTATACCCTTTGCGTTCTTTGGATTCAATCGGTGAGAATGGTGAAACAGATTGGGATTCTGCTTTAATGAAGACAATCAGAGGAACCAAAGACAATCATCTTGACATGATCTCCAACAATGTGGTGCATCgacttttaaatgaaaaatgggAGAAATTCGGACGTAATAAGTTCTACAGACTGCTGGCAGCATTTCTGTTACACATTTTGTTTCTTACGATTGCAGTCTATCTTCGACCAAATTTAGCAAGTGATCTAAGGCATGGGAGCAGTAGCGGTGATATTGCACGATATGTTTTTGAATCCTTAGTCATTTTTATATCACTGTTCGTATTATACTTTGCTGTGAAAGAAGTGTACCTTGAACACATATCTGGATACCTCACCAACATAGCCACCATCCCTTCCAGGCTTATCTACACAATCGGTTGTTTGTTAATTCTGCTGTGCATTCCAATGCGATTTACTGAGCTATATGCTGTGGAGGATTGGTTACTTGTGTTTGCTGTGCCAGGTATTTGGTCCTACTTGCTATTCTTTTTACGTAACAGCTCATTGACCGGTCCATTTATCACCATGATCTATAAAATGTTGGCTACAGACATGGCAAGATTTggtgttatttatattataattttaaccaCTTCAAGTGTAGCATTCTTTTACCAATTTACGGGTCAaaatgtttttgcatttttaactgAAAGTGGAACATTTATGACCCTAATTCAAATGAGCTTTGGTGAATTCAGTTATGATGATGTTCTAAATGGCAAATACCAAGCGATATCAATTATTTTGTTCATTATATTCATGTTGTTGGTGCATGTTTTACTATTAAGTATGCTTATTGCCATGATGACCAGAacatatgaaaaaatatataaaaaggcAGAAAAAGTTTGGCGTAAACAGTGGGCTTCCATGGTGATCATCATGGAACGTTCACATCGCAATGATGaaaaactaaagtttcaaGAACAATATATGGTAAACTTCTCAGCGGAAAGAGTAACTAGCCAAGGGGAGGCGGGAGCAGCTAGATCTAGTTCTAATTTGAAGGACCGAGCATTAATGGTCGTTCAAAACCAAGTCACTTCTGAAAGTCAAAGGaaacatgctgtacaagcaaGTTGGAAGAAATTTGGTCGGAAAATTATTCGCGATGGCTCACCTGAAAAACATTCTTCCCCGTCACCAATGATCAATGTACGTGGGTTTGATGGAATGGTAAATCTTATGTCCAATGCTTCAAAAATTCAAAAGGatgaagaaaattcaatttttgATGACATTTCTCACACTATTCTTTCAGTATCTAGATTCTAG
- the LOC100183169 gene encoding ATP-dependent RNA helicase dbp2 encodes MPGYGSRDRGGDRGYGSYGGGRSNGSYGGGNDRWGGRGGGGGGRGRSDRGGKYDNSAGSGLRKPKWDCEKLTPFQKEFYQEHPSTAGRPVHHVQEYYQKHEVTVTGSNLKKPVLFFHEASFPDYINNQLLSNGFKAPTPIQAIGWPHALGGQDLVGIAQTGSGKTLSFILPAMIHINAQPYLERGDGPIALVLCPTRELAQQVQAVANDYGQLCHIRNTCVYGGASKAPQIRDLERGCEIVIATPGRLIDFLEARKTNLRRCTYLVLDEADRMLDMGFEPQIRKIIDQIRPDRQTLMWSATWPKEVQKLANDFLRDNVHIQIGSVNISANHNILQIVDVCTEDEKSEKLMRLMEEIMGEAENKTIIFTETKRKCDILTRNMRRDGWPAMCIHGDKSQPERDWVLNEFRTGKSPILVATDVASRGLDVSDIKFVINFDFPNQCEDYIHRIGRTARANQTGTAYTFFTQANAKQCKDLIEILKEAKQQINPRLMELAQSSWGNFGKNRRGGGSSRGGYGYGGGRSNGFGGAGGQRSSGGYNNSGAYGGKPAGAYGGQQTNGYAKPQQNFGNMAGTQFMMMPGGPVPM; translated from the coding sequence ATGCCCGGTTATGGTTCAAGAGATCGTGGAGGTGACCGTGGTTACGGCAGCTATGGAGGGGGACGTAGTAATGGCTCTTATGGAGGAGGAAACGATCGCTGGGGAGGAAGGGGAGGTGGGGGAGGCGGAAGAGGAAGATCGGATCGAGGTGGGAAATATGACAACTCTGCTGGAAGCGGTCTCCGCAAGCCAAAGTGGGATTGTGAAAAGTTAACTCCGTTTCAAAAAGAATTTTATCAAGAACATCCAAGTACTGCAGGAAGACCAGTCCATCATGTTCAAGAATATTATCAGAAGCATGAGGTTACAGTTACTGGGTCAAACTTAAAGAAACCTGTGCTTTTCTTTCATGAGGCAAGTTTTCCAGATTACATTAATAATCAGTTGCTGTCCAATGGATTTAAGGCACCAACTCCTATACAAGCAATTGGTTGGCCACATGCACTTGGCGGTCAAGATCTTGTTGGGATTGCTCAAACTGGATCTGGTAAAACACTCTCATTTATTTTGCCAGCTATGATTCACATTAATGCTCAGCCATATCTTGAAAGAGGAGATGGTCCAATTGCTCTTGTACTTTGCCCTACAAGGGAGTTGGCACAACAAGTTCAAGCAGTTGCAAATGATTATGGGCAGCTTTGCCACATTAGGAATACCTGTGTATATGGTGGGGCATCAAAAGCCCCTCAAATTAGAGATTTGGAGAGAGGTTGTGAAATCGTGATCGCTACACCAGGTCGCCTTATTGATTTTCTAGAAGCCCGCAAGACAAACCTTCGCAGATGTACTTACTTGGTTCTTGATGAAGCTGACAGAATGTTGGACATGGGTTTTGAACCACAAATACGAAAAATTATTGATCAGATTCGTCCAGACAGACAAACACTGATGTGGAGTGCAACATGGCCAAAGGAAGTTCAAAAGCTCGCAAATGATTTTCTCAGAGATAATGTTCATATCCAAATTGGATCTGTGAATATTTCTGCGAATCACAATATTCTACAAATCGTTGATGTTTGTACAGAAGATGAAAAATCCGAAAAGCTAATGAGATTGATGGAAGAAATAATGGGAGAGGCAGAGAATAAGACAATCATATTCACAGAAACTAAGAGAAAATGTGATATTCTCACTCGCAACATGAGGCGTGATGGTTGGCCTGCCATGTGTATTCATGGTGACAAATCCCAACCAGAGAGAGATTGGGTTTTAAATGAGTTTCGAACAGGAAAGTCTCCAATTCTGGTTGCAACAGACGTGGCATCACGTGGTCTTGATGTTTCAGATATCAAATTTGtcataaattttgattttccaAATCAATGTGAAGATTACATTCATCGAATTGGGCGAACAGCAAGAGCGAATCAAACTGGAACTGCATACACATTTTTCACACAAGCCAATGCTAAGCAGTGCAAAGATTTAATTGAAATCCTTAAGGAGGCAAAGCAGCAAATTAACCCAAGGTTGATGGAGTTGGCTCAATCATCATGGGGAAATTTCGGTAAGAATCGCAGAGGTGGTGGCAGTAGTCGTGGAGGTTATGGTTACGGAGGAGGCAGAAGCAATGGTTTTGGTGGAGCTGGTGGACAACGTAGTAGTGGTGGCTACAACAACAGTGGTGCCTATGGTGGAAAACCAGCTGGTGCATATGGGGGACAGCAAACAAATGGTTACGCAAAACCACAACAAAATTTTGGTAACATGGCAGGTACACAGTTTATGATGATGCCAGGAGGTCCAGTCCCAATGTAA
- the LOC100185532 gene encoding transient receptor potential cation channel subfamily V member 4 isoform X2, translating into MKGNTTTHSKRSPDPNAKNKENLTPLALASFLGKQHMFEKILEISAKQYWSYNTVTCSVYPLRSLDSIGENGETDWDSALMKTIRGTKDNHLDMISNNVVHRLLNEKWEKFGRNKFYRLLAAFLLHILFLTIAVYLRPNLASDLRHGSSSGDIARYVFESLVIFISLFVLYFAVKEVYLEHISGYLTNIATIPSRLIYTIGCLLILLCIPMRFTELYAVEDWLLVFAVPGIWSYLLFFLRNSSLTGPFITMIYKMLATDMARFGVIYIIILTTSSVAFFYQFTGQNVFAFLTESGTFMTLIQMSFGEFSYDDVLNGKYQAISIILFIIFMLLVHVLLLSMLIAMMTRTYEKIYKKAEKVWRKQWASMVIIMERSHRNDEKLKFQEQYMVNFSAERVTSQGEAGAARSSSNLKDRALMVVQNQVTSESQRKHAVQASWKKFGRKIIRDGSPEKHSSPSPMINVRGFDGMVNLMSNASKIQKDEENSIFDDISHTILSVSRF; encoded by the exons ATGAAGGGGAATACTACTACG cacTCAAAACGAAGTCCAGACCCGAatgctaaaaataaagaaaacttaaCTCCTCTTGCACTCGCTTCTTTCCTTGGAAAACAACATATGTTTGAAAAGATTCTCGAAATTTCTGCAAAGCAGTATTGGTCATACAATACTGTCACATGCTCTGTATACCCTTTGCGTTCTTTGGATTCAATCGGTGAGAATGGTGAAACAGATTGGGATTCTGCTTTAATGAAGACAATCAGAGGAACCAAAGACAATCATCTTGACATGATCTCCAACAATGTGGTGCATCgacttttaaatgaaaaatgggAGAAATTCGGACGTAATAAGTTCTACAGACTGCTGGCAGCATTTCTGTTACACATTTTGTTTCTTACGATTGCAGTCTATCTTCGACCAAATTTAGCAAGTGATCTAAGGCATGGGAGCAGTAGCGGTGATATTGCACGATATGTTTTTGAATCCTTAGTCATTTTTATATCACTGTTCGTATTATACTTTGCTGTGAAAGAAGTGTACCTTGAACACATATCTGGATACCTCACCAACATAGCCACCATCCCTTCCAGGCTTATCTACACAATCGGTTGTTTGTTAATTCTGCTGTGCATTCCAATGCGATTTACTGAGCTATATGCTGTGGAGGATTGGTTACTTGTGTTTGCTGTGCCAGGTATTTGGTCCTACTTGCTATTCTTTTTACGTAACAGCTCATTGACCGGTCCATTTATCACCATGATCTATAAAATGTTGGCTACAGACATGGCAAGATTTggtgttatttatattataattttaaccaCTTCAAGTGTAGCATTCTTTTACCAATTTACGGGTCAaaatgtttttgcatttttaactgAAAGTGGAACATTTATGACCCTAATTCAAATGAGCTTTGGTGAATTCAGTTATGATGATGTTCTAAATGGCAAATACCAAGCGATATCAATTATTTTGTTCATTATATTCATGTTGTTGGTGCATGTTTTACTATTAAGTATGCTTATTGCCATGATGACCAGAacatatgaaaaaatatataaaaaggcAGAAAAAGTTTGGCGTAAACAGTGGGCTTCCATGGTGATCATCATGGAACGTTCACATCGCAATGATGaaaaactaaagtttcaaGAACAATATATGGTAAACTTCTCAGCGGAAAGAGTAACTAGCCAAGGGGAGGCGGGAGCAGCTAGATCTAGTTCTAATTTGAAGGACCGAGCATTAATGGTCGTTCAAAACCAAGTCACTTCTGAAAGTCAAAGGaaacatgctgtacaagcaaGTTGGAAGAAATTTGGTCGGAAAATTATTCGCGATGGCTCACCTGAAAAACATTCTTCCCCGTCACCAATGATCAATGTACGTGGGTTTGATGGAATGGTAAATCTTATGTCCAATGCTTCAAAAATTCAAAAGGatgaagaaaattcaatttttgATGACATTTCTCACACTATTCTTTCAGTATCTAGATTCTAG